A single region of the Myxocyprinus asiaticus isolate MX2 ecotype Aquarium Trade unplaced genomic scaffold, UBuf_Myxa_2 HiC_scaffold_64, whole genome shotgun sequence genome encodes:
- the LOC127439499 gene encoding gastrula zinc finger protein XlCGF57.1-like — MSDLKPCRIKFEDTEEQIDLMEVKEEIQELNDIDQKHHQHPKSNNSITDEESNICFKSERNFSQKSTQRTRAKYSFICPHCGKRFTKKAGLQRHMRIHTGEKPFTCTQCGKSFTQEGNLKRHLTIHTVEQLYTCPQCGKRFTKKDLQRHLRIHTEETPFTCTQCGKSFTQKGSLNKHMRIHTEEKPFTCPQCGKSFTQKASLKRHLIIHAGEKPFTCTQCGKSFTINKTLQEHMRIHTGEKPFTCPQCGKSFTEKRSLKEHIRIHTGEKKPFTCIQCGNSFTQKGSLKEHMKIHTGEKPFTCTQCGKSFTQKGSLKEHMRIHTGEKPFTCPQCGKIFTNKADLKRHLRIHTGEKPFTCPQCGKSFTQEGNLKKHMRIHTGERPFTCLQCGKSFTQEGNLKKHMRIHTGERPFTCTQCGKSFTIKKTLQDHMKIHTEEKPFKCSHCEKCFMMSENLRTHETVHTGEKPYHCTSSGKSFI, encoded by the exons ATGAGTGATCTAAAACCATGCAGAATAAAAtttgaagatactgaggaacaaatag ACCTGATGGAGGTGAAAGAGGAAATTCAAGAACTAAATGACATAGATCAGAAACACCATCAGCATCCTAAATCTAATAATTCAATAACTGATGAAGAATCTAATATTTGCTTCAAGAGTGAAAGGAATTTCTCACAAAAAAGCACTCAAAGAACAAGAGCCAAATATTCTTTCATCTGCCCTCActgtggaaagagattcacaaaaaaAGCAGGTCTTCAAaggcacatgagaattcacactggagagaaacctttcacatgcactcagtgtggaaagagtttcacacaagaaGGAAACCTTAAGAGACACCTGACAATTCACACCGTGGAGCAGCTTTACACctgtcctcagtgtggaaagagattcacaaaaaaAGATCTACAGAGGCACCTGAGAATCCACACTGAAGAGACGCCTTTcacatgcactcagtgtggaaagagttttacacaaAAAGGAAGCCTTAACAAAcatatgagaattcacactgaagagaagcctttcacatgccctcagtgtggaaagagtttcacacaaaaagcaTCTCTAAAGAGGCATCTGATAATTCAcgctggagagaagcctttcacatgcactcagtgtggaaagagtttcacaataaataaaacccttcaggaacacatgagaattcacactggagagaagcctttcacctgccctcagtgtggaaagagtttcacagaaaaaagaagCCTTAAGGaacacataagaattcacactggagagaagaagcctttcacatgcattCAGTGTGGAAATAGTTTTACACAAAAAGGAAGCCTTAAGGAACACATGAagatccacactggagagaagcctttcacatgcactcagtgtggaaagagttttacacaaAAAGGAAGCCTTAAGgaacacatgagaattcacactggagagaagcctttcacatgccctcagtgtggaaagatttTCACAAATAAAGCAGATCTAAAGAGGCatctgagaattcacactggagagaagcctttcacatgccctcagtgtggaaagagtttcacacaagaaGGAAACCTTAAGaaacacatgagaattcacactggagaaaggcCCTttacatgccttcagtgtggaaagagtttcacacaagaaGGAAACCTTAAGaaacacatgagaattcacactggagaaaggcCCTTTacatgcactcagtgtggaaagagtttcacaataAAGAAAACCCTTCAGGATCACATGAAAATCCATACTGAAGAGAAACCTTTCAAGTGTTCTCATTGTGAAAAGTGTTTCATGATGTCAGAAAATCTGAGAACCCATGAGacagtgcatactggagagaagccataccactgcacttcaagtggaaagagtttcatttaA